The Vanessa atalanta chromosome 25, ilVanAtal1.2, whole genome shotgun sequence nucleotide sequence AATACTTCTCTGAAACAAAGAATAAACGGTATGGTTGGTAGTATTTCAATACTTcttgtaataattacattttaaatttttagctaTTTGGAAGATTACCACAGATAAACAAACAGGCGGACAGATAAATGTATTAACAACGGTCGTTTTGGATTTCGTTATAAATAGCCTTGTTAACTTTAATATTGTCAGTTGTTTTAAAATCAGAAACAGACAGACgattaaattagattataaagGCATTCGACATAGACTCTTTTCACTTTCAAATATAGCCTTTTGGCAAATATATATGCAATTGTATgccatagaaaataaatatgtttattattaagtcaAAAATAATTCCTTAGTCAACCATACTCATACCAAAAACTTACCACGACTGGTACAAGTTTGATAGTTACCTATATGGTTCATTCATGAAGGTGCGACAGCAAAGCCTAACTACCAAGTAATTTATAGCCTATATTACGAATGAATTACGTATCTAATCATGTTCAACCATACACAGACATAACCCCTTACCTGTACAGCTGGAAAGTGTATGGAGCCGCGTTAACCGCAACAGCTAAGGGTCCAATCGTGGCTACAGCTTTCTCAATTGCGTCCTCATCTCCTTTCGGTAACGTTGCCCAACGACGAACTCTGGCCCTGATTGCCTGTCTGTTGTAATGACAGCGATCTTTCTACAATTATTAAGAGTAATTATGATCTGGACATATtcgataaatttgtttttgcaTCACATCACTGCTCATAGATataggcgccgtaagaaattaaaacgattctgacatcaccaatgcgccctAAActttggagctaagatgttatgttatgctggctcactcacccatgaaaactggaacacaaaaataataagaatcgCTGCTAGGTGTgatgatgagtggctggtacccaGAGGGGATTGCAAAAGGCCCTCCCACCAAGTAAACGTCACAACGGAAGTGGTTATTGCGTTATTTATCTTTTCACTagctatcatttttttttcatctaaaaGCACGTGCGGGTCTTGtgatacaattttaaacaaGTTTCAACCAACTGTTTAGACCGAAATTTGGCACAAGGGTGTGCCAATAATGTTTCTGGCGATAAAATCtcgtaaaatagttttatatattttattaaatacatgggTTAAATGAAAGCGTTTGCATTATGAAACCGATTTTAAAATGGAATATACATTTGAACTACAAGAAGAATAAAGTCATATGAATAACTTAAGACATTGAACTGACGCAAGATCTTGGATTATccatgatattcattatggatatTCCAAAATTTGCGTTTTTAAAGTCGACAAAGATATTGTCGGtaatttagaagtaaaattaaagtggatataagtagttcagTTATTActcttttgaaaaaaatcaaGTACTCTTGGTAGTGCATAATAGCgaagctattattaaaaaatcagtggagtttcttttgccgattcttctcagatCCGAGGTGTTTATTTACGTAcctgtggtagatttttgataatCATTAAGCAAGTGTaaagcttctatatttaatttgactttgactaatacaaatcgcatggaataacTATATTGGTTTAAGTCTATCCGtccttcgattggaatatgttacggaattttattgttaacgTCTATTTCTATGTTTGTTTGATAGTTCGTTTAGGTAAGTTGAATTAGAATCAATTCAACTTAtcattttatttggtggtagggccttgtgcaagctgtctgagtaggtaccccgactcatcatatattctacatccaagcagcaataatttgtattcttgtgttccggtttgaagggtgagcgtgcaaatggtaagtggtaaccattgtaaatagacattggcgcttaaaaaaaaactattccttATTCCTGACATCGcctatgccaccaaccttgggaactaagatgttgccccttgtgcctgtagttacactgatttAAAGGaagagagagccagtgtaactacaggcacaaggagcaTAATAACCTAggtccaaggttggtggcgcattggagatggaCTGCCCATTCGCCTATGTCTAAAAATACACGGAGTTTGAAATTTTGGTTCAAATGTTGGTTCAGTTGCGATGACGACGCATTTTCATGTTCAGCATGACCTGATTTTTCATCCAGGATTGGCTCCAGAGGAActcttcaaaatttaaaaacatagacAGGAAATTTAAAGcataaaaacgattttttagataattttagATAGTGTTTATCAAAACACAATCGCTCCAAACGCTTCTCTACGTGTGCAATTGTGTTCTTACGCCCTAATGCTTCGACGCGTGTGACCCGCGTACCCGTGTTAGCACTCGATACAGTTGAtagttgatattaaataattctctcgctttttaaagaaatatctcgaatatatataatatattgtttattggaACGCTAAGCTGTGCGACGTGCGCATGTTTCTCTGTTTtctataagagagagagagacagctctctctctctctctcttatagaaagcaagccagatattttcatttctatttcgcattgaacagtgtggtgtcgcgacgattatttttgttgagtgtatacaggttttttgtacataataaataataaaaaataacttaaaaagaattaaattttattacaattcctTCACTAATTAATCGAAAGGGGCTTCGTTCCATCCGGGCGTCCCTTGACACctctcaacttttttttttataatataggttttttataatataggcgaccaaatgggtcacctgacagtgagtggtcaccaccgcccatagacaatagcgctgaaagaaaaaataaccattcctttcatcgccaatgcgccaccaactttggcaactaaaatattatgtcccttgcgcctgtagttacactttctcactcaccctttcaaCCGGAAtagaacaatactgagtacaactgttttgcggtagaatatctgttgactGGATGGTAGCTACatagacgggcttgtacaaagctctaccaccaagtaaagttgtggataagttatttattattaattattgttattacttttattaaaattattatttatcttatttaactaagattataatttatatatcccattacataaatttatttattattcattacgttaatttaagaatcGTTTTTATACCACAAAGTTTGTATACCACATTTCACCCCTCAGGGTAGAATATCCGGAAAGGCTTAAATACAAAActtctaatattttatcagtatcccaaaaaataagtttcatgtttctaatttataaaatgacggATTTCGTTACAAtgtttcaacccctatttcacccccttaggggtagaatttccaaaattccttccttaatagtctactcaataaaacgatcattctcaccaaatttcatggccctaacttgaatagtttacgctcggcgatgatgaatcgaCTGATTCATCATGTCATCATCAGTccggacatgttattttataagtatataatatacatttagaagattatatattttatttatttatggttttaaattacctttatataaatatggagACAGACGATAactacgtatatacatataaatacaaattattcctACCTGTTAATTATCCGTTTAAAATggataatatttgaatactttaaattaaattatattttaaatatatgcacGTAGAGTTCAATGAagattatacattaattacCTCTCCGATAACGTATCGTTTAATAACAACGACGACGTAACAAGAATTTCAcatgaagaaataatattaattgtgttaAATGAATTGatgacattaatttttaaatatattttaatcgagtTATGCCAATTGCTTCGAGTTAAACTAAGATCTAAAACAAAATGACGAATGAAATTcatgaatttgttttttcaacaagtattgtttacaaatagtattatatgtttaaagCTCTGGACGCGATTTTTACGTTCTCATGCTGTGTGAACATTTATGAAGTACTTAATTGATGTTTAGCATAACTTTTGACGATACTGTTGAATGATTACATATGTTTGACCATAGCGTTATTAGCCTTATAGAAAACGATATTACACGTAACAATTCCGaattcgattttttatattacattaacattaacagcctgtaaatttcccactgctgggctaaggcctcctctccctccgaggagaaggtatggagcatattccaccacgctgctccaatgcggaatacacatgtggcagattttcgttgaaatcagacacatgcagatttcctcacgatgttttccttcaccgccgagctcgagatgaattacaaacacgaattaagcacatgaaaactcgttggttcttgcctgggtttgaacccgcaatcatcggttaagatgcacgcgttctaaccactgggccatctcggctctttcaaTTCACACATTATTCAACGTCTGAATCCTGTTTCAAAGTCcatagacaaaaatattttttcaatatagatatgttgcacttgcttatttagactaaaaaatctaccaccggttcggaaacaaACAGTTattatcctcctgcccttatcccaattttacttggggtcggcgcagcatgtcttcttcttccatacttctctgtcggacgtcatctcacaagtaacattctttctaaccatatcgtctttcacacaatccatccatcgtaaatgtcatattttacaatcattGTTTTcgtacaaaaatatgttttatttaattgaaacagcctggagacGATCATATCATTTCAAATGTGGTGCATCCAGATCTCTTGTGCACGAAAAATTTATACCATTCGGCTGATCAGTCAGCCGTCAAGACAAAAATAAGcaaattgtaaattgtaattgtaaattgttacgcgaatggatagagtaaggaatgagtacataagaggaagtttgaaagtggcaccggtaaccgagaagctatctggaaaccggctgtcttggtatgggcatgttatgcggaggaatgaggaccatgttgtgagaaaggttttgagtatggatgtggatggatatagaggtaggggacgacccaagaaacgatggatggattgtgtgaaagacgatatggttagaaagaatgttacttgtgagatgacgtctgacagagaagtatggaagaagaagacatgctgcgccgaccccaagtagaactgggataagggcaggaggatgatgatgatgatggatCTAGCTAACCCATGGATTCCTAGATTTGTTTGGACAGTATTCGGCCTGCCTGTCCATTATGGATATTATATATAGGAAAAGTTTGATGGCCACTATCCACGTTCATAAAGCGACGATCGATTACTGCTGTTGCTCGTTAACAATAAACTCACCTTTCCAAGGTAAGGGTAGTAAGTTTCCATCATAAGTCCATCTCGGGCCGCGTACCTCATGGCCGCTTGCAAGGATCCCCCGTCACAGCCCATATTTCCATCTCTCCAGCTGCAGTCGACAATCTGCTGTGGACTGTAATTGTATGCATAATTATCTTTCGGAATGAAAATGtactgattttttatgtatagctatcgtcccataataactgggacaaaaatcggcttacgctataaTATATAGGATTAAATTTTGCATGGAACAGTCACTCAGTTAAGAATtttaacatatgtatttatttatttatttatttatttatttatttatttatttatttatttatttatttatttatttatttatttatttatttatttatttatttatttatttatttatttatttatttatttatttatttatttatttatttatttatttatttatttatcctttattgcacccaaacttaaatctaaaaattacattattgctacacaaagttgcatgagatgcaacaggcggccttatcgctcagcagcgatctcttccaggcaacctttgggcagaggatcataatatttacatatatgggaagggtacagtaattAATGCATTGCAGCctgtaatttcccactgctgggctaaaggcctcctctccctttgaggagaaggtttggagcatattccaccacgctgctccaatgcgggttggcggaatacacatgtggcagaatttcgttgaaattagacacatgcaggtttcctcacgatgttttccttcaccgccgagcacgagatgaattataaacacaaattaagcacatgaaaattcagtggtgcctgcctgggtttgaactcgaaatcatcggttaagatgcacgcgttctaagcgCTAAGCCAAGACGGCTGTATTTAGTGCAAATAGTGTAATAACATTATGCCTTTGACACTTATCGACACGAATTAAGCAatgtttttactaattaattttagtttgcaTCGTCAATGACTCTGACGTCACTTTGCTCAAcgtattacatttgtttttttttttgttaattctaaatttaaatattttccacgAGCTATCCGCACTAGTTTCACACTAAAGTCTGTATACAATAATGAGgcaataagggtctatataacaaattttagattgaagtacaaacataaaaattaacattctgGATTTTTCCGGCTTGGAAagttgacattttttttcttctataatatatacatacaaatcttTCTCTTAAATCGTTCTGCTTATTTATTACCTAAGTTCTCTCCAGTCTCCATGTTTCTTGTAAAGTTGCGCCTGCAGTGCGTGAGTGACCGCAAACGCATAACACGCCCCACAGTGCCATTGTTCCTCCCTCCGAGGATTGAAGCCTTGGACACGCCAGtcgaactaataagaaaataattaggTTTTTGTAAGTTAGcaacacaatttaaatatttatctgctACAGACGAGAAAAAAATgactatcaatttataattattattagagaaaATTAgacgataaaaattaatatatttctctaCCAAaacctactctggggtaatgcagctgacattaatactatttttgtactgcagaagagggctattcgtgcaatttataacctggtcccaaaagattcgttaagaggtaaatttaaagaaattaaaataatgactatcgcttctcaatttgtttttgataatgttatgtatgtacgcaaaaacataaatgattttcccagaaattgtgacgtacattctattaacactaggaacaagaataaacttgttactccaagtacccgattacacagggttagtaactcttttttggggcaatgtatacgtttttacaacaggatcccagaaaacgttcaaaattattcaattataaaattcaaaagagtcgttaaagagcgtttgtgtgctaaaggatattacaacactaatgactttttagttgactgcacaccttgggaatgaaataatcgcctccaggctgtttcaaacaactaatatatacttatcattgtacctacatggaaaatggttaaaaaaaatgaaaaaaaatatatcccgctgagtttctttcgccggttcttctcaggtccgaggtgctaaattccgaaccggtggtagatttttgacaatcaataagcaagtgcaaacacttctatattgaataaatatttttgactttgactttgacttgaaaACTGTATTACTCTACACgacaaatgttaatattattttaggataTTACCCTATTCAAAACCGAGATTAGTGGTAACAATCAACGCTGTTTTTGCgcgtacttaatttgtgtttgtaattcatctcgtgtatcggtgaaggaaaacatggtgatgaaacctgcatgtgtctaatttcactgAAAGTTGGCCATGGAACCGcatggtggaattagctcccaATGTGAGATGAGTCATTGGCCCAGTAGTGTAACATGCACACTGTACAGGCTACTTTACTTACCCTATTCGGTACAGTGCGGTGTTTGTTTTCATGATACGCTGTTCTCTCCTGATCTTCGGCTGGATCAAAGAGTGGGATAGTTCTAATCAACTTCAGTAGCTGTCTTATATACGCGAATATAGGCtgaaatcataatttaaattgaaagtcTTCGTTAGCTGGATTTTAGTAATCAAGTAAAGTACGTATGTCACGATGGTTTGTCCTTGATTTGTCCGCCACCAACTCCATCTTTAAGGATCTTTGTATTAAGCCACGAAGCCGATCTGATTCGAGCGATCAGGTACTTGCTGAATGCGCTCCAAGATCGAAAGAGCGAAGTCATCGTCATGTTCGCGCTCGATATTTCAATATTCGTCAACGGCaggttaaaaatgtatagaacCTAAATTGTAGAGCGTAAatgaagcaattaaaaaaagtatttctcggttcatttgcatttccaAGAGTCAATTATGACTAGACTTTGGCTCGCCAATAATAAACTACGAGCCGAATctcatatattaatagcgtaagccgatttttgtcccagtgattatgggacgatagctgcacataaaaatcgGTTCGGGTGTCATATTGTAGAGTTCCAGCCGTATATGCGTAAAAAAGTATAGAGGAttcttaattaacaattattttagagagcggaaaaatgtTAGAGAGCGCTACTACTGCAATAAATGAAGACAtaaacattctaactgaactaatgtgtacgatttgatataaaaaaaatcatttaaaaaaggtttcatcatttaGGCTCCAAATGTatgtgacttgcagtttacaaggaaattaaatcaaaacaaaacctgtagCTTTtgtaattcctaaaaaatctttcgaATAAACGCGAAGTGTCACTGGGGACCtactagtattatttattagtataagcATATCCTGagtgatataataaatttaatagaagtttttgtattgaatataagatttaatttagtgCATCCGcctaaaagtataaattatagtttaaaaatattacccagTCCCCAAAATGGTTGAGGTGCAAAGAGTAGCTCTTCTCTCCAGCCAAGTACTGCCGATTATGTTCAGCTACACGTTCTAGATTATTCCGCCATATTGAAAAAGCCGATTGTTCATGATGCGTACttgcatacattttattatatgccgCCTGTAAAGATTATACCATAAAATTCTTTGATTAATAAGGTATTTgaacataaacaattaaaatgactACAAGAATAACTAAAAATAGTTAAACGGCGAAAGAGCGTGGACTATTATTTGTCTAGCTTCGAAAACGTACATATATCCggcttataaaaaatacctacgtttgacttaaaaatatttctgcttTCAAGATTTAAGGGGCTGGTATTTGTTTGGTTTTcacaaacacaaaatataaggtaaatttaatatatgtgtaaaactaataaatatattaaacagtgATGGATTTATACCCGTGAGACCCAGGCTTAGGACAGAAAAAAATTGGTTGATAAGATATCCTGTTGGCCGCAGTTAAGCATAAAACTACttatgtgctattccagacaTATACACAGATAATCTATTTCTGTGCccaatttcattcattttcagACTTTTCTGAATTTAActtcaaactttttaaattttttatattgtactaaCTAtagatttaatgatattatattgtacttaCTTTGTATTCATCCCAGTGGGTATCTGGCACATCACTATTTATCAATAAACCATCGATTATATGTTGGAAATTATACATCGAATTTCTATTTTCACTAACATGACAGTCGCTCacgttataatatttcaaatattctccaaacctttCAGTTTTGTCCAATAAACTCAACGTATTCTCGGCAAATTTCTTCAATTTCATTTGACGTGAATCAACACATCGACTGCGTCTACATGATTTATATTCACCCAAcaggtatttaattttagaagccGTTTCGTTTATTTGTAAATCTGAACTGATTaatgataattgtattataaaaattaataaaaacatctcTGTTACTGTAAATTAATCGtactgattttataaaacaatgtgaATACAGCAGACGCATTTTCGTCGTATCAAcgttaatttatacaatagaaattttgacatttattgtcATAGTAATAAAGAACGAAATCGTATGATTTAAGCGttctaattaaattgtataagtagattttatttaaatgtactcataagcattatttttgttgctattattgtttattgttagcAATAATGAAATCGTCGATTCACTATTTTAGTATTTTCAGTATCGACTTATGGACACTtcttttggtatatatatatatatatatgattggtTAACTTAAGTTATAAAGAACTCAGGAcccatgtccttccttggagatCACGTTTgtatcataccaaatttcaacatAATCGGTTCagaaacagacagagttatagacatttgtaatattattatagatattccATCAAACTAAGAGTTGGCGtgaacaattataattacacttttttttataattttaaaaggacAGGAGGATCATGATGAAGGCAAGCATCACTTTGCGATGCGCAAACTATGACGTGATTTTAAGCGTTTCACCCAATTGAGTTAATTCAAGCGACGAACCAAGCAAGGgctcgtaatatatttatttttgaaatatgctGATTGAGACCTTCAATTTGATACCCAACACGGCGcgtttcaaaattttttttaagtacgaACCTTATGTCAGTGCAATCCGCCATATTAAATTAAGAGTGACGTCATATGGCCTGTGATCAGGTGAATATCAAGATGCCTCTAACGCTACCTAATTTGACGCATTATGATAAGTAGTATAGAAGTTATGCAGGAAGGCATAAACACACTCACatgtagtctattccaatccaATTCcaaggaaaaaagataaacaaaccctagatttacgtatttcatccGATATtgtaataactcagctatattgtgcactactaagagtttatgattaatatatctttattcataatataacactattacacttaactacttatttctacttaaattttacttccaaaataccGATAATAGTTTGGTCGATGTTCAAATcgtcattttttcgcaaatccatagtgaatatcatagattaatcaagctctcaaccaatgatatcgcgtcaatttgccgtaaaaagttctttatttggcttttttcctgttatctTTCGAATCGAGTATATATGTACACATTGATTGACTAACAGGTGcgtaaaaaatatgatacttaATTGCAATTGAAATAGTTTGGCAATGAGCGAGTTTGCTATTTGTTAAGGTTAACTTATGTTTGATACcataacatttaaacaaaatttgcttTTTCtaaggatttgtgcaagccctacTGGGtaggtcaaatcaaatcaaatcaaatcaaaatatactttattcaagtaggcttttacaagcacttttgaatcgtcatttaacaaactatttaaagtaaagctaccaccggttcggatgtagattctaccgagaagaaccgccaagaaactcagacATACAATCCTCTCATCAGTTATTCCATCGTCCAAgagtaatacttaatattactgtgatccggtttgatggatgtgagccagtataacgacaggcccaagggacataacatcttagtaaccAAGGTTGTTCGCGCAATGGTGGCCGGTAGCGACCACTTACCAGTTTATAGTATATGGTATACCTGTCATAAATCGGTAACCTATTTACAATGACAGGtgataaataagaaaaacaaattaaattaaaataatttttattttattttttttttcactttgaaataaaataatacgttgaTATACATATGTCGGATTgcatagaatataaataaattcactaaCACAATTAACTAGCATACCTTtcgtgttttatttgtttaaattttcaacgAGACGCTGCGTCAGTTTTCAAAATGGTAGTTTCTAGATAGACTGGCAACACTAagcacacgcacactagtaaagtagtgtgACGTTTTGCAattgtcaagcgtagctgtcacgcacaccaagataatcaGTTGAGTCgtatgttttagttattttgtagtgcgacgCTCTATCTAGACATTTGAGTAACCTAAGACGGTCGATTTGAAatcacacttttttttaaatgcaagcaacaatacaaaaaaaaaaaaacctatttacacaacattcaaaaattagaatataaattgtctacttaaaactataaattactcACTAGTCTAATAATACTctgttattattatctaaattattacatatttaaatatagttatactGACTTTGTCTAATTTTAACTTGACGAGGAAGAATTAGAATGAACTTGCACTGAGAATTCACCTGTGAAATGAACCAGAAGTGTGAGCGAGACAAAGCGATTGATATGTATATTGTCGTCTCTTTTCAGAATTGTTTTTACGAAGTAGACAGACTAATGACACTTGTTGGtactgtaaaatttatatacgaTTTCGTGGGATTTTTGATGTTTAATCTCATTTACACTAGTTTACTGGGATGTAATAGTAATTCTAAGCGATATTCTTTTTATCATTACAGACGTAAAAGAGACAGATATTGATAAGTCTCTTTCTAATGTTGTCAGATCTCTAACTAGATCTATTTCTCTTCTTGGCTTGGTCCATTCTATATCTCTTTGGGAACaccttaataataaactatttgtcattatgtaaagttatatattaagctgaatttaaacattatgaaacagtttatatgtttaaaatatgtacaagtaaataaaaatgttatataaaatactttttgtttttgattccaTCAAAAACGATAAAGTTGAGTAGCTTTCAgttggtattttaaaaaatgtctgttagaccttttgtaaataaataatttgcatcTAATTGATGATATAATGTTATTGAAAATGTGATTTCAAATcgatatatataactataactaTTGATCTACTTTGACGATACATTTTGTTTAGTTGGTGAGACCAACataatttggtttttaaatGGGCATAACTTGGACCCAGAAACAAAGATACTTGACCAAAACTATATGtgaattttactatatttattacattggtACAtgattgtttgaataaaataataaaaaaaacgattttacataacattttatatactttgtttttctttatttggaAATGGCAAAGGTGCTACACCATAAAGCCTAGTCTTcggtatatgtaaaataatataaaaaaaaatctaaaaatgttGACAAAAACATATCAAGGTCAAGTTATAAATTGAACAAAACTAATCCCTAAAATATACAAGCAAGGAtacttatctatctatatatatataaatatatacacgagTTTCAATTCACAGCACATAATAGAACTGGTACACAAACTCCAATAGCCCAACTTTAAAAAGAGAATAGAGCTGGACAATAATGACTAATTATCCCCTACTACTTGTTCCTTATTGTCGAACACGAAAGCAAGTCGCATCGAGTAAGTATACTTTTAGTGAGCCGTTCTGATTGGTCGCTGAGCAAGAAAGACAGTGTAATTTTTTGTTTGCAAAAACGTATAGGTTTTGATTGATTTCGTTGACTTTTCAATTCATCATCTCTAGTAAGGGGAGGTAGTTTGCATTCACCGTTGTCTTGGGTTTGATGCTCCGTTCATACTTCTGAGTTCCGTATACGGTCTTCGTCCTAGGAGTTTTAAATCTTCGCCGTTGATAAGAGGCGCGTAA carries:
- the LOC125073757 gene encoding procathepsin L-like, which gives rise to MFLLIFIIQLSLISSDLQINETASKIKYLLGEYKSCRRSRCVDSRQMKLKKFAENTLSLLDKTERFGEYLKYYNVSDCHVSENRNSMYNFQHIIDGLLINSDVPDTHWDEYKAAYNKMYASTHHEQSAFSIWRNNLERVAEHNRQYLAGEKSYSLHLNHFGDWPIFAYIRQLLKLIRTIPLFDPAEDQERTAYHENKHRTVPNRFDWRVQGFNPRREEQWHCGACYAFAVTHALQAQLYKKHGDWRELSPQQIVDCSWRDGNMGCDGGSLQAAMRYAARDGLMMETYYPYLGKKDRCHYNRQAIRARVRRWATLPKGDEDAIEKAVATIGPLAVAVNAAPYTFQLYRGGVYDDPFCVPWSLNHAMLLVGYTPEYWILLNWWGKQWGEDGYMRIRRGFNICGVANMATYVEL